The genome window GACGGTAAAAAATCTTATATTTTTTCGATATTTTCAAATTCCTCATCCTCATGACGATAGTCACGTGCCCGTGGGGCATGTCGGGCTAGTTGCGCAAAGACATTCATTTTTACCTAATGTTGTGCAACATGAAATGAAAAATATAATGCCTCTGTCATCATAGATAACAGAGGCGAGGAATGGCAATAAAATGAAATTATGAAGGAAAGTGCGTTATTCGATTGACAACTTCTCTATAGATTGTTGGACCAAGAATACTTTCAATAGTGCCCGTACTGATACCGCCATCAAAAAGTGTTATTCCGGCGGATGGTTGAAGATGTTGAAATGTCTGTTTAAAAATATGTTCTGCAGTATGGAGAGTTCGTTTCACCAAACGCTGAGAATCGGTTGAAGAAGTAAAACTGTTTAATCCTTTCGATTTTGCGGTGATCTCCATAATCCATCCATCATGAAATGGAGCATCGTTTAATAAATTGGGTTTTTGCTGCAACGCTGGATTGAATCGAGTGATTGTTGCTTCGATGGGAGAACGCAGTGTAATTGCACCACCTGGCAAGACGATCCAACAGAACGGGTCGTGCCGATGGATGTTCGCCGGGGCTTTTGAAATGACAATGCTTAAAATCGGCTGGAAGAAATTTGCGAGGATATGATTAATTCCAACCTTATAATTGCCTGTCTCATTTTGCTGAATCCAAAATTGTCCGCGGCTGTATGTCCTATCTTGAGGAACAGGAACAGTGCGAAGATGATCGAGCCGCTTCTTCAGTATGTCTTTAAAAAGTGCATCTGCTGTCATCGCCCTGCCGTTAGCAGACTGCTCCATTTCTTGTGGAGTAGTCGGTAAGTTGTTGTGCTCATGTTGCTGAGTGACATTCATATGAAATGCGCACTTCTCGCAGCGATATTCCTGATCGCACAGTTTGAATTCAGTGACACCTGCATCCATCCAGACACAGCGTAACTCGCCTTCAGGTATCACACTGTTTGTTGATTGATTTTTCATGTTGAGCAACCCTTCAAATATTCTTTTGAACCAATTCGGTTTAATGAATTGGAACATCTATAAACGTAACAACATCTTGTTGTATCGCAGTTTTCGCTTCTTCCTTGCGAGGTTCTGGAAAGATCGGTAAGTACTGCACTGCAAGCCGGAAGATTGCAAATCCGAGCGCCACGATCATCAATGTAATTGAAATTTCTGTCCAGGCGGGGAAGTACGCCGTACCTGCACTGCGTTCGATAGCTGTAATCGCAATGTTTAATCGATTAAACACAAATCCCATAACCACAAGCAATGCGGATACAAATAATCCTGTCGTTGTGGCTCGCACGCGCGGACTGATAAGCAACACCATTGGAACGATAGCGCCCAAACCAATTTCTGCCCAGTACATTATTCCTTCAAAATTGAAATTGAAGACGTACGACCAGAGTTTCAAGTTATTGATGTCTTCGATCTTGAGTACAAGATAGACCGCGAGTGCTACAACTGTGACTTTCGCGATCTGTGAAAGAATATTGATTTCAATCTCACGATGGAACGCGCGTGAACTCAAAAACGATTCGATGATCACCATCGCCGGACCAACCGCCACTGCCGATGTGAAGAAAAGATACGGCAGGCTGGAGGAATACCACAGCGGATACACTTTTTCCGGTATGATAAGGAAAAGCGATCCGAGCGATGATTGATGCAAAGTGGAGAGGATGACTCCTAGGATCACCATGGGAATAGTGATTGTGTGGAGAATTTTTTGGGGGCGTTCGAAATTCAACTTTTCAAAAATAATCGGACTAAATTCCAACGCGAGTACTGTCGAATACAGCATCACGCACCAGCCGACTTCAAACATCACCGAATGCGGGTTCCACATAATAATCGGATGCCAGACATTCCAGGGTCTTCCCAGGTCGAACATCAATCCGACAACGACAAGAATATAACCAAGAAATGCGGTTAAGATCGCAGGGCGCAGAATTGGACGATAATGTTCAAGGTTGAAAATATAAACAGACGCCGCAACAACAAAACCACCGGCTGCAAGTCCGACACCGCACACGACATCAAATCCCACCCACAATCCCCATGGAAATTGATCGCTCAGATGTGTCGATGCTCCTAATCCCCATCCAAATCTGATGACTGCAGAAACAAATCCTGCCGCCATAATCAACCAAAATACCACAGTCCAAAATTTTAATTTAGAAAATAATTTCGATATCATTTTTGTATCCGTTATTTACGATTGTTTATGAGAATGTCCATGATTATCGCGCGATTCCATCTCTTTCAATTTCAACTCGTACGCTTGAACCTCTTTCCGCCTGTTGGTAATCCACCAGACACCGGATAAGAGTGTGCTTCCCCAAAAGACATAATTAGGAATCTTGGAAAGAATTTCCCACGTGAGATTCGGCATGGGATGGTTTGGTAAGTTTGTTTTCAATCCGAGTTTCTCGAATGGTTTATCTGCAAGATAGAGAATAGATGTGCCGCCTGCTTCCCGCACACCATAGATGGACGGATAGTACTTGCCGGGATTTTCGTACATCCGTTTTTGTGCCTCTTGTATGAGTTCGTCAACTTTGCCAAACGTTCTTGCATTTGCCGGGCATGCTTCGACGCATGCGGGTTTGCCGCCTTTTTCAACACGCTCGTGGCAAAGGTCGCACTTTGTTACTTTTGGATTCACACTGTCCCATTGGTACTTCGGAATATCAAACGGACATGCTTGCATGCAATATCGGCATCCCATGCATTTATCGGCATCATAAACGACTGCGCCCGTGGTTGTCTTTTGAATTGCACCGACCGGACATACCGATGCGCACGTTGGCTCGGCACAGTGCATGCACATGCGCGGAACATTGGTTTCATCAACCTGCAAAACAGCGGTGTTCAGCACAGATGAGAGTATATGCTTGTCGGAAACTGGGTTTCCCCAGCGCTCAGCGTCAGCCGCTTCACATGCATAACACCCGATGCAGAGAGTAGTATCAATTAAAATTCCATAACCAGACATAGCTGCTTCTCCAAAACAATGAATTATTCTTTATATGACGCTCGCCCGATCTCGGCCAAGAACAGAATGGTTTTCCATCGGCCAACCCGCCTGTCAGGCGGGGAATCTAAAATTAATTTTATTCTGCTTTTAAAAATTCTTTTTGGAAGGCATTCCATGTGTTCTCATTACATTGTTCAAGAACTCCGTTGAGCGGTGCGCCGCCATCAAGCATTGTGGCGCCCGCAGGAGCCGGTACGCCGATTTGCGATTGTGCTTTGATGAAATCACGGAAACGGCTGACTTCTTTTCTCAGCCATCTGGCAGCTTCGTCTGCGATCGTAAGGAAATGCAGTTCGGATGAAATATTTTTCGGAGCGACAACTGCAACCCATCCTGCTATATACGGGTCTTGATGTAAACGATGTGGATCAGCAATCAATGAATCGTTTACCGTAAGCACTTTGCCGGTAATTGGCGCCGGAATTGAGAGCATTCGATTACCGTGACAAACCGTCATCAATGGTTCACCCTTTTTGATTTCAGATCCAAGAGGAGCGACTTCTATTCTCTCAATTTTTCCGATAACTTTTTGTGCGAAGTCATCCACGCCGATGCGTGCATCGCCGGCAAACGTCAACTCGACCCACGCATGTGCCTTGCTGATGAAGTATCCTTTTGGTAATAAGAATCGATCCGCAGGAACCTGAGCTGCAGTTGGAACTGCACTTCGCTGTTTGGCACGATCTCTCAGCAATTCAATGCCAACACAAAGAAGTATTGTGGCGATGACGAATAATGCTACCATGACTCTATCTCCTTAATTTGGATAATTAATTCAATCTCTTAAAAATATGTTTGCTAAGACAATTTCTGTCGAGCTTTCCACTAAATTAGTTCCAATATACGTGCCAAAGTTGAGCGACTTCAATTTATGACTTAAACTTCGGTTTTTATTCTATTTTCGCTGAATATATGCTTTACGAAGTATAAAACAACACTTCATAGTGTTGAACATCCTTACATCTGGTGTTGAAATATTCGGTAGTGTCCTAATTCAATTTCAGTATTATTTGTATTGTTTTCTGTCATAACATTTCACTGCCTTTTAAATTCTGGAATATCTTAATTTCAAGGGAATATTGAAGGGAAATAATATTCAAGTTACCCAAGAATGGTTGTTGAATCAACTCTATTAAGATATTTATTTTCATCCGCTTCTTGATTCAATCTCTGCAACCGCATAGCTTTATAGTGTCAGATTAATGTATTTTGTTCTTTTAAATAGCCAGTGAGGGATAAAAGCTCCGCCGTCTTTCATTTCCCCTTTTAGGTTTTACTTATCCGCCCGCTTTCCTCTTTCAGTTCGGTTTTATAATCGACTTGAACACGGGAAAGCGAGAGCCGATTCAGTATAAACCCAAAAGAAAGGAGGTGATATACATGGCGATTGCTACTAACGCAGCGCAACCAAAGCCAGAAAGCGGATTCGTTTTCTGTAAATACGTTGTGCGCAACGGGAAAACAATCTATCCTAAAAAGGCGAAAGTCTTTCGGATACCATTGAGTAGCTTCAAAAAGCGTAAAAGCTGATTGAAGTGACCCGTTCCCTCACTGGAAATTATTTTCTCAAAGAACAAAAATACTTTATTTTGTACTTGACAACTAAATAATTATTTCGCATATTCATTTAGATAATATTTAGGAGCATTTATGTCAAAGCAACCTACGAGAAAACAGATAACCAACGCAACCCTTGAAGCTTTAAAACCAACGCCACGACAAATCGAGGTTGCAATCCAGTCACTAATAAACCGAATAGAACCCGCCGCCAATCAAATAAAGAAACTGGAAGAAGATCTTGCAGACAGTATGAAAGCCTTAGAATCACTGATTGAAGCCTATCAATT of Ignavibacteriales bacterium contains these proteins:
- the hybB gene encoding Ni/Fe-hydrogenase cytochrome b subunit, encoding MISKLFSKLKFWTVVFWLIMAAGFVSAVIRFGWGLGASTHLSDQFPWGLWVGFDVVCGVGLAAGGFVVAASVYIFNLEHYRPILRPAILTAFLGYILVVVGLMFDLGRPWNVWHPIIMWNPHSVMFEVGWCVMLYSTVLALEFSPIIFEKLNFERPQKILHTITIPMVILGVILSTLHQSSLGSLFLIIPEKVYPLWYSSSLPYLFFTSAVAVGPAMVIIESFLSSRAFHREIEINILSQIAKVTVVALAVYLVLKIEDINNLKLWSYVFNFNFEGIMYWAEIGLGAIVPMVLLISPRVRATTTGLFVSALLVVMGFVFNRLNIAITAIERSAGTAYFPAWTEISITLMIVALGFAIFRLAVQYLPIFPEPRKEEAKTAIQQDVVTFIDVPIH
- a CDS encoding 4Fe-4S dicluster domain-containing protein; this encodes MSGYGILIDTTLCIGCYACEAADAERWGNPVSDKHILSSVLNTAVLQVDETNVPRMCMHCAEPTCASVCPVGAIQKTTTGAVVYDADKCMGCRYCMQACPFDIPKYQWDSVNPKVTKCDLCHERVEKGGKPACVEACPANARTFGKVDELIQEAQKRMYENPGKYYPSIYGVREAGGTSILYLADKPFEKLGLKTNLPNHPMPNLTWEILSKIPNYVFWGSTLLSGVWWITNRRKEVQAYELKLKEMESRDNHGHSHKQS